From Curtobacterium sp. SGAir0471, the proteins below share one genomic window:
- a CDS encoding TetR/AcrR family transcriptional regulator translates to MTEPAAPRTVRRRSSTRATLIAAADAIFRETGSTSVSVEAVVARAGYTRGAFYSNFRTVDELFFAVYEQQAEAVFAVLEHELGAALDGHPTVDGVVQGVVHGLPPEDRWYAIRSVLTTRARHDPEVNALLRAHTDRFHATLQPLLVAALERAGRVPTVDPALYTRAVVAAHVGAVSQSVLFDGTDEVRVAAVEGCILGLTRPA, encoded by the coding sequence GTGACCGAACCAGCCGCACCGCGCACCGTCCGACGGCGGAGCAGCACCCGGGCGACGCTCATCGCGGCCGCCGACGCGATCTTCCGGGAGACCGGGTCGACCTCGGTGAGCGTCGAGGCCGTCGTCGCCCGCGCCGGCTACACCCGCGGAGCGTTCTACTCGAACTTCCGCACGGTGGACGAGCTGTTCTTCGCGGTGTACGAGCAGCAGGCAGAGGCCGTCTTCGCCGTCCTCGAACACGAGCTCGGGGCGGCGCTGGACGGGCACCCGACGGTCGACGGGGTCGTGCAGGGCGTCGTGCACGGCCTGCCCCCCGAGGACCGCTGGTACGCGATCCGATCGGTGCTCACCACGAGGGCGCGACACGATCCCGAGGTGAACGCCCTGCTCCGTGCGCACACCGACCGGTTCCACGCGACGCTCCAGCCGCTCCTCGTCGCCGCGCTCGAACGGGCAGGTCGGGTGCCCACCGTCGACCCGGCGCTCTACACGCGGGCGGTGGTCGCGGCGCACGTCGGCGCGGTCAGTCAGAGCGTGCTGTTCGACGGGACGGACGAGGTGCGGGTCGCGGCGGTCGAGGGGTGCATCCTCGGACTCACGCGGCCGGCCTGA
- a CDS encoding 3-hydroxyacyl-CoA dehydrogenase family protein, with protein MPYQPPRDTADRPVTVIGGGTLGRRIALMFASGGAEVRIHDLSDDVRAAAVAYVEETLPGVVAARDGASAGTVRGETDLEAAVAGAWLVVEAIPERLELKTPLFGRLDAIVAADTILATNSSSYASRLVIDEVEHPERVLNVHFYMPPQQNAVDLMSDGRTDPAVIDLLLDVLPRYGVHPFLARRESTGFIFNRIWAAIKREALAVVADGVSTPEDVDAMWQVNSGAPAGPFRMMDQVGLDVVLDIEEHYAAEDPHLPEGPRRLLREYVDAGHLGVKTGRGFYRYDD; from the coding sequence GTGCCCTACCAGCCGCCCCGCGACACCGCCGACCGCCCCGTCACCGTGATCGGCGGTGGGACCCTCGGCCGCCGGATCGCCCTGATGTTCGCCAGCGGTGGGGCCGAGGTCCGCATCCACGACCTGTCCGACGACGTCCGGGCCGCTGCGGTCGCCTACGTCGAGGAGACCCTGCCCGGAGTGGTGGCCGCGCGGGACGGCGCCAGCGCGGGAACGGTCCGCGGAGAGACCGACCTCGAGGCCGCCGTGGCCGGCGCCTGGCTCGTCGTCGAGGCGATCCCCGAGCGGCTCGAGCTGAAGACGCCGCTGTTCGGCCGGCTCGACGCGATCGTCGCGGCGGACACGATCCTCGCGACGAACTCGTCCTCGTACGCCAGCCGCCTGGTGATCGACGAGGTCGAGCACCCGGAGCGCGTCCTCAACGTGCACTTCTACATGCCGCCGCAGCAGAACGCCGTCGACCTGATGAGCGACGGCCGGACCGACCCCGCCGTCATCGACCTGCTGCTCGACGTCCTACCCCGCTACGGCGTGCACCCGTTCCTCGCCCGCCGCGAGTCGACCGGGTTCATCTTCAACCGCATCTGGGCGGCCATCAAGCGCGAGGCCCTCGCCGTCGTCGCCGACGGCGTCTCGACCCCCGAGGACGTCGACGCCATGTGGCAGGTGAACAGCGGCGCACCGGCAGGGCCCTTCCGGATGATGGACCAGGTCGGCCTCGACGTCGTCCTCGACATCGAGGAGCATTACGCGGCCGAGGACCCGCACCTGCCCGAGGGGCCGCGTCGGCTGCTGCGCGAGTACGTGGACGCCGGCCACCTCGGCGTGAAGACCGGACGCGGTTTCTACCGCTACGACGACTGA
- a CDS encoding acetoacetate decarboxylase codes for MHADDVLQHLTTPLAAPVYPLRPTRFTDREYFNVVYRTDPDALRAVVPEPLEVTEPLVRFEVMKMGEVDGYGPYVESGQAIQVEHEGERGEYLHAMYLDNSAATLAGRELSAYPKVLGTPALRVDQGALVGTLDRGTERVATATMAYEWEPLDHDAALAEITVPTFMVKLVPDLRTQRHLVADLVRTEITDVTVKSAWTGPARLQLFAHALAPMADLPVLEVVRASHIVTDLTLAPVRTVHDYLADRPSA; via the coding sequence ATGCACGCCGACGACGTCCTCCAGCACCTGACCACTCCGCTCGCGGCGCCGGTGTACCCGCTCCGGCCGACCCGCTTCACGGACCGCGAGTACTTCAACGTCGTGTACCGCACCGACCCCGACGCACTGCGCGCCGTGGTCCCGGAGCCGCTCGAGGTGACCGAGCCGCTCGTCCGGTTCGAGGTCATGAAGATGGGCGAGGTCGACGGGTACGGCCCCTACGTCGAGTCGGGGCAGGCGATCCAGGTCGAGCACGAGGGCGAACGCGGCGAGTACCTGCACGCGATGTACCTCGACAACTCCGCCGCGACGCTCGCCGGCCGGGAGCTCAGCGCCTACCCGAAGGTGCTCGGCACCCCGGCACTCCGGGTCGACCAGGGCGCACTGGTCGGCACCCTCGACCGTGGGACGGAGCGCGTGGCCACCGCGACCATGGCGTACGAGTGGGAGCCGCTCGACCACGACGCCGCCCTGGCGGAGATCACCGTGCCGACCTTCATGGTGAAGCTCGTCCCGGACCTGCGGACCCAGCGCCACCTGGTGGCCGACCTCGTCCGCACCGAGATCACCGACGTGACCGTGAAGTCGGCGTGGACCGGGCCCGCCCGGCTCCAGCTGTTCGCGCACGCGCTCGCGCCGATGGCGGACCTGCCGGTGCTCGAGGTCGTCCGGGCGTCGCACATCGTGACGGACCTGACGCTCGCCCCGGTCCGCACCGTGCACGACTACCTGGCCGACCGACCCTCGGCCTAG
- a CDS encoding TDT family transporter, protein MSAHLAHAPATSEHGVRDRRLFRELERPGLIVSNLTPNWFASIMGTGIVAVAAASLPLQLPGLRTAATMVWSIAAVLLIALTIATVLHWVRYRSTAAKHHLHPVISHFYGAPPMAFLTVGAGTILLGKDWIGLPAAVTIDWVLWTIGTLGGLLTAVLVPYLAFTRHENKPDAAFGGWLMPIVPPMVSASTGALLLPYAPAGQARETLLWSCYGFFGLSLVTSLVVITLIWNRLAQHKVGAAGMVPTLWIVLGPVGQSITAVNLLASNAPTVVDASTAHALLVVALVYGFAMLGFALLWTAIALAITVRTARAHLPFSLTWWSFTFPVGTCVTGLNGLALHSGLTVVAVLAVVYYVGLVAAWITVAVRTFHGSVIRGTLLAPPQTA, encoded by the coding sequence ATGTCCGCTCATCTCGCCCACGCACCCGCGACGTCTGAGCACGGTGTGCGCGACCGGCGGCTTTTCCGAGAGCTGGAGCGGCCCGGCCTGATCGTGTCGAACCTGACCCCGAACTGGTTCGCGTCGATCATGGGCACCGGGATCGTCGCCGTCGCGGCTGCATCGCTGCCGCTGCAGCTCCCGGGGCTCCGCACCGCGGCGACGATGGTGTGGTCGATCGCCGCGGTCCTGCTCATCGCTCTCACCATCGCGACGGTCCTGCACTGGGTCCGCTACCGGAGCACCGCAGCGAAGCACCACCTGCACCCGGTCATCTCCCACTTCTACGGCGCACCGCCGATGGCGTTCCTCACCGTCGGCGCCGGCACCATCCTCCTCGGCAAGGACTGGATCGGCCTCCCCGCCGCCGTCACCATCGACTGGGTCCTCTGGACCATCGGCACCCTCGGCGGGCTCCTCACAGCGGTCCTCGTCCCGTACCTGGCGTTCACCCGCCACGAGAACAAGCCCGACGCCGCGTTCGGCGGCTGGCTGATGCCCATCGTCCCGCCCATGGTGTCCGCCTCCACCGGGGCACTCCTCCTGCCCTACGCCCCCGCCGGGCAGGCACGCGAGACCCTCCTGTGGTCCTGCTACGGCTTCTTCGGCCTCAGCCTCGTCACGTCCCTGGTCGTGATCACGCTGATCTGGAACCGACTCGCGCAGCACAAGGTCGGTGCGGCCGGCATGGTTCCGACCCTGTGGATCGTCCTCGGCCCGGTCGGGCAGTCCATCACCGCGGTGAACCTCCTCGCCTCGAACGCGCCGACCGTGGTCGATGCATCGACCGCCCACGCGCTGCTGGTCGTGGCGTTGGTGTACGGGTTCGCGATGCTCGGCTTCGCGCTGCTGTGGACCGCCATCGCCCTCGCCATCACCGTCCGGACCGCCCGAGCACACCTGCCCTTCAGCCTGACCTGGTGGTCGTTCACGTTCCCCGTCGGCACCTGCGTCACCGGGCTGAACGGCCTCGCCCTCCACTCCGGACTCACCGTCGTCGCCGTCCTCGCCGTCGTCTACTACGTCGGCCTCGTCGCCGCGTGGATCACCGTCGCCGTCCGCACGTTCCACGGCTCCGTCATCCGCGGCACACTCCTCGCGCCGCCGCAGACGGCGTGA
- a CDS encoding L,D-transpeptidase, whose protein sequence is MRRRTWGITIGAVAAAVLAAVGIGAAVQQPEPVATTVAQAPAPTRTATPTPTPTLPAIPAAASEAELAALPLAYHDAVVPELLDGSRVRPDNRWEIATPKQRLVALYADPSPDARPVATLASTVSTIETPAATAVWGRSDGKDGGMVLVSTPARNRTPGDGGDPTAPSATFAWARAADFTIAATDRMIQVDVAASTVSVVHQDGSVSASEPARLGTPDDPTPTATATYVEAAYVDSRVTYTQGNPIILTGAHSSRIPQYGGNAALTALHYYPDPNGSSHGCVRISAAMTKTLAELPVGTAIWFS, encoded by the coding sequence ATGCGACGCAGGACCTGGGGCATCACGATCGGTGCGGTGGCGGCAGCGGTGCTGGCCGCGGTGGGGATCGGCGCGGCCGTGCAGCAGCCGGAGCCCGTGGCCACGACCGTCGCGCAAGCCCCGGCACCGACGCGGACGGCCACCCCGACGCCGACACCGACACTGCCGGCGATCCCGGCAGCGGCGTCCGAGGCCGAGCTCGCCGCACTCCCCCTGGCCTATCACGACGCCGTCGTCCCCGAGCTGCTCGACGGCAGCCGGGTGCGCCCGGACAACCGGTGGGAGATCGCCACCCCGAAGCAACGCCTCGTCGCGCTCTACGCGGATCCGTCGCCGGACGCCCGTCCGGTGGCGACCCTCGCCTCGACGGTCTCCACGATCGAGACCCCCGCCGCGACCGCGGTCTGGGGTCGGTCGGACGGCAAGGACGGCGGGATGGTGCTCGTCTCCACCCCCGCCCGCAACCGCACACCCGGCGACGGTGGCGACCCGACCGCCCCGAGCGCCACCTTCGCCTGGGCCCGCGCCGCGGACTTCACGATCGCGGCGACCGACCGGATGATCCAGGTCGACGTGGCGGCGTCGACGGTGTCCGTCGTGCACCAGGACGGGTCCGTGTCGGCGTCCGAACCCGCTCGGCTCGGGACCCCGGACGACCCGACCCCCACCGCGACCGCGACGTACGTCGAGGCAGCCTACGTCGACAGCCGGGTGACGTACACGCAGGGCAACCCGATCATCCTGACCGGCGCACACTCGTCGCGCATCCCGCAGTACGGCGGGAACGCGGCGCTCACCGCGCTGCACTACTACCCGGACCCGAACGGCAGCTCGCACGGGTGCGTCCGGATCTCCGCCGCGATGACGAAGACCCTGGCCGAGCTGCCGGTCGGGACCGCGATCTGGTTCAGCTGA
- a CDS encoding cytochrome P450 — MAIDDSLGLLTRGYGFGARLWRRAAPGARAVPFRLLGRPALLVRGREGVDLFYDGSRTRRHGAMPALVQRTLFGVGSVHSLDGAEHRHRKATFVDVAYEDEQVRRLTPFLAEEWALELDAWLDGGRRSAYDAAVGAIGRAVMRWAGLPGTPAAKTRWAAKLAQVVDGFGVPYSQEYLLAVLNRYWSDRHAARLVEAVRGGRLHPAEGTALHEWAWHRDQEGALLPPRTAGIELQNSIRPAIAVARFVAFAAKELHDRPEWRVRIAEETRSRGSLVDGPVAVAFAQEIRRTAPFVPVLPAWATKDVELDGEHLRKGGRVVLDILGTDTDERSWPDADRFDPARWLDVTSWDDVEAVATFVPHGGADVATGHRCPGEKVAVAALATAVAVLSDPRIEVHDEGLGVDRRRMPTKPASGGRVTRRDAGTARAGGCPFHRAAH, encoded by the coding sequence ATGGCGATCGACGACTCCCTCGGACTCCTCACCCGCGGCTACGGCTTCGGCGCCCGTCTCTGGCGGCGGGCTGCTCCCGGCGCCCGCGCGGTACCGTTCCGGCTGCTCGGTCGGCCGGCGCTGCTCGTGCGGGGCAGGGAGGGTGTCGACCTCTTCTACGACGGCTCTCGCACCCGGCGGCACGGAGCCATGCCCGCGCTCGTGCAGCGGACCCTGTTCGGCGTCGGGTCGGTGCACTCCCTCGACGGCGCGGAGCACCGGCACCGCAAGGCCACCTTCGTCGACGTCGCGTACGAGGACGAGCAGGTCCGCCGCCTCACGCCGTTCCTCGCCGAGGAGTGGGCCCTCGAGCTCGACGCGTGGCTCGACGGCGGTCGGCGGTCGGCGTACGACGCCGCGGTCGGCGCGATCGGGCGGGCGGTCATGCGCTGGGCCGGACTCCCTGGCACCCCGGCTGCGAAGACCCGGTGGGCTGCGAAGCTCGCGCAGGTCGTCGACGGGTTCGGCGTGCCGTACTCGCAGGAGTACCTCCTCGCCGTGCTGAACCGGTACTGGTCGGACCGACACGCCGCCCGGCTCGTCGAGGCGGTCCGCGGCGGACGGCTGCACCCCGCCGAGGGCACGGCACTGCATGAGTGGGCTTGGCACCGTGACCAGGAGGGCGCCCTGCTCCCACCGCGGACCGCGGGCATCGAACTGCAGAACTCGATCCGTCCCGCGATCGCCGTCGCCCGGTTCGTGGCCTTCGCGGCGAAGGAGCTCCACGACCGGCCCGAGTGGCGCGTCCGGATCGCCGAGGAGACCCGGTCCCGCGGCTCCCTCGTCGACGGGCCCGTCGCTGTCGCGTTCGCGCAGGAGATCCGCCGCACCGCCCCCTTCGTCCCCGTGCTCCCGGCATGGGCGACCAAGGACGTCGAGCTCGACGGCGAGCACCTCCGCAAGGGCGGCCGGGTGGTGCTCGACATCCTCGGCACGGACACCGACGAGCGCTCCTGGCCCGACGCCGACCGGTTCGACCCAGCAAGGTGGCTCGACGTCACGAGCTGGGACGACGTCGAGGCCGTGGCGACCTTCGTGCCGCACGGTGGAGCGGACGTCGCCACCGGGCACCGGTGCCCGGGGGAGAAGGTCGCGGTCGCGGCCCTCGCCACCGCCGTCGCCGTGCTCAGCGACCCGCGGATCGAGGTGCATGACGAGGGGCTCGGCGTCGACCGACGCCGGATGCCGACGAAGCCCGCCTCGGGTGGTCGGGTGACGCGCCGCGACGCGGGCACCGCACGGGCCGGCGGCTGCCCCTTCCACCGGGCGGCGCACTGA
- a CDS encoding DUF6584 family protein encodes MQDHEVIDRAAERWASGERAEALASLRTRVRAAPAALDVRLALVERYRELGAPDQAGRWGLAVPGLATPEEQDRAARLFAASGVDESELTTFLVLPEGSALPTEVVALVPEIDRYREVFQQKAYTRWRGAERPEDRLGDAIEGALIIAVCSWLVTLAIVWGGSILGAQMTGFARWAAMLSLTFCGLFSGMLAFRRGSGHRPWAAVGWGAACLALFVGVLRLLALATEHDGVIRFAWEH; translated from the coding sequence GTGCAGGATCACGAAGTCATCGATCGCGCCGCTGAACGATGGGCGAGTGGCGAACGCGCTGAAGCGCTCGCGTCGTTGCGCACCCGCGTCCGGGCGGCGCCGGCAGCGCTCGACGTGCGGCTCGCGCTGGTCGAGCGGTACCGCGAACTCGGCGCACCCGACCAGGCCGGTCGCTGGGGTCTCGCTGTGCCCGGCCTCGCGACGCCCGAGGAGCAGGACCGGGCCGCCCGACTGTTCGCGGCCTCCGGGGTCGACGAGTCCGAACTGACGACGTTCCTGGTGCTGCCCGAGGGATCGGCCCTGCCGACGGAGGTCGTCGCGCTGGTACCGGAGATCGACCGCTACCGGGAGGTCTTCCAGCAGAAGGCGTACACGCGGTGGCGCGGTGCGGAGCGGCCCGAGGACCGTCTCGGCGACGCGATCGAGGGCGCCCTCATCATCGCCGTGTGCTCGTGGCTCGTGACACTGGCGATCGTCTGGGGCGGCAGCATCCTCGGCGCGCAGATGACCGGCTTCGCCCGGTGGGCCGCGATGCTGTCCCTGACGTTCTGCGGGCTCTTCAGCGGGATGCTGGCCTTCCGGCGGGGCTCCGGACACCGTCCGTGGGCTGCCGTCGGCTGGGGCGCGGCGTGTCTCGCGCTGTTCGTCGGCGTGCTCCGACTCCTCGCGCTCGCGACCGAGCACGACGGCGTGATCCGTTTCGCCTGGGAGCACTGA
- a CDS encoding ABC-F family ATP-binding cassette domain-containing protein has protein sequence MTATLVAKDLAGGYAARTLFEGLDLTVAPGDVIGLVGVNGAGKSTLLRLLAGVDEPLAGTVSTNPPDAFVGWLPQEHERVAGETVAAYVARRTGCADATADMDRAAEALGDPDAGDAAADRYSAALERWLASGAADLDERLPVVLAELGLDTTTDGTGVGPDSLMTALSGGQAARVGLAALLLSRFDVVLLDEPTNDLDLDGLDRLEQFVTGLRGGAVLVSHDREFLARSVTAVLELDLAQSSHRLFGGGYESYLEEREIARQHKRDAYDEYAATKADLVSRARTQREWSSQGVRNAMKKNPDNDKIRRRAASESSEKQAQKVRQMESRIARLDEVEEPRKEWQLAFTIGSAPRSSAVVATLSDAVFEQGDFTLGPVSLQVSGGDRIGITGPNGAGKSTLLRALLGRTEPTSGSASLGSSVAIGEVDQARAAFTGEQPLAAAFEELVPEMTTADVRTLLAKFGLKADHVGRPSSALSPGERTRAGLALLQARGVNVLVLDEPTNHLDLPAIEQLEQALESYDGTLLLVTHDRRMLDTVRLDRRWRVEAGRVTEV, from the coding sequence ATGACCGCCACGCTCGTCGCAAAGGACCTCGCCGGCGGCTACGCCGCCCGCACGCTCTTCGAGGGCCTCGACCTCACCGTCGCCCCGGGCGACGTCATCGGCCTGGTCGGCGTGAACGGTGCGGGCAAGTCCACGCTCCTCCGCTTGCTCGCCGGTGTCGACGAACCCCTCGCCGGCACGGTCTCGACGAACCCGCCGGACGCCTTCGTCGGCTGGCTCCCCCAGGAGCACGAGCGGGTCGCCGGCGAGACCGTCGCGGCGTACGTCGCCCGGCGCACGGGCTGCGCCGACGCCACCGCCGACATGGACCGCGCCGCCGAAGCCCTCGGCGACCCGGACGCCGGTGACGCCGCGGCCGACCGCTACTCGGCCGCGCTCGAGCGCTGGCTCGCGTCCGGCGCCGCCGACCTCGACGAGCGCCTGCCCGTCGTGCTCGCCGAGCTCGGACTCGACACCACCACGGACGGCACCGGCGTCGGTCCCGACTCGCTCATGACGGCGCTGTCCGGGGGCCAGGCTGCCCGGGTGGGTCTCGCCGCGCTGCTGCTGTCCCGCTTCGACGTCGTCCTGCTCGACGAGCCGACGAACGACCTCGACCTGGACGGCCTCGACCGGCTCGAGCAGTTCGTCACGGGACTGCGCGGCGGTGCGGTGCTCGTCAGCCACGACCGCGAGTTCCTCGCCCGCTCGGTGACGGCCGTCCTCGAGCTCGACCTGGCGCAGTCGTCGCACCGGCTGTTCGGCGGCGGGTACGAGTCGTACCTCGAGGAACGCGAGATCGCCCGGCAGCACAAGCGCGACGCGTACGACGAGTACGCCGCGACGAAGGCCGACCTGGTGTCCCGCGCACGGACCCAGCGCGAGTGGTCGAGCCAGGGCGTGCGGAACGCCATGAAGAAGAACCCGGACAACGACAAGATCCGTCGGCGGGCCGCCAGCGAGTCGAGCGAGAAGCAGGCGCAGAAGGTCCGGCAGATGGAGTCGCGCATCGCCCGGCTCGACGAGGTCGAGGAGCCCCGCAAGGAGTGGCAGCTCGCCTTCACCATCGGCAGCGCACCGCGCTCGTCGGCGGTCGTCGCCACGCTGTCCGACGCCGTCTTTGAGCAGGGCGACTTCACGCTTGGCCCGGTCTCGCTGCAGGTCTCCGGCGGTGACCGTATCGGCATCACCGGCCCGAACGGTGCCGGCAAGTCGACCCTGCTCCGTGCCCTGCTCGGCCGCACCGAGCCGACGAGCGGATCGGCGTCGCTCGGCTCCAGCGTCGCGATCGGCGAGGTGGACCAGGCGCGCGCGGCGTTCACCGGTGAGCAACCCCTGGCCGCGGCCTTCGAGGAGCTCGTCCCCGAGATGACCACTGCGGACGTCCGCACCCTGCTCGCGAAGTTCGGGTTGAAGGCGGACCACGTCGGTCGGCCCTCCTCGGCGCTCTCGCCCGGTGAGCGCACCCGTGCCGGCCTCGCGCTGCTGCAGGCCCGAGGGGTGAACGTGCTCGTCCTCGACGAACCGACGAACCACCTGGACCTGCCCGCGATCGAGCAGCTCGAGCAGGCCCTGGAGTCCTACGACGGCACCCTGCTGCTCGTCACCCACGACCGGCGGATGCTCGACACCGTCCGGCTGGACCGCCGCTGGCGGGTCGAGGCGGGTCGCGTCACCGAGGTGTGA